One region of Scophthalmus maximus strain ysfricsl-2021 chromosome 15, ASM2237912v1, whole genome shotgun sequence genomic DNA includes:
- the LOC118285685 gene encoding insulinoma-associated protein 2, whose amino-acid sequence MPRGFLVKRLRRCSASYRPRHTGNSSRAAAPGGDWASGDNCEASSAPAAERHDALSMLASGALLPASREDSAGVGGAWSPHVESALEAEADRRAQLPETEEQVSEVDVLTPDGDFSCFFPPPPPPHPPRHPPPPPPPPRHLSPSESCGPVKPLGTRLLEQREGGETRASLPARCPTSSPVLPELPFPVSSSPTSVPASVERLLAPHHHHHHHHHHAPPYGNGDKYDPSGTRAHLFPPLTLMSQEPRHAERKRPFLEPEQRANGHRHSKPSAGNLAKKPKVHRKLNFEDEVTTSPVLGLRIKKESPELRRQREKSCAAAGNQPLREFICQLCKEEYSDPFSLAQHKCSRIVRVEYRCPECDKVFSCPANLASHRRWHKPRPVNGQGAEAPTTKGPPSKGARGPPQHERQPAETEGKENELLRINANQHHRALDSSRVRREPPLLLLHGRSRDSPDTDSLAPPHYDPSAHYRLPGEARLDLQRQVRAADSPPSSLLLLPGDPDERAEPPELPHPPPPPHSRQHSPFVQSSPEDEVHECRYCGKTFRRLAYLKKHLAAHEVTALAPPPAPASPSPSPYGQARDSGGGQSQVFLCHLCGARFPSVEIRDKHHLWHAMRDDLLAGALGGGVFRAHREESGAGGCEQQQQQQQQQQLFTCKHCPSTFFSSPGLTRHINKSHPTESRQVMLLQMTVRP is encoded by the coding sequence atgcCTCGAGGATTCCTGGTGAAGAGGCTCCGGCGATGCTCGGCGTCCTACCGGCCGCGACACACCGGCAACAGCAGCCGGGCTGCAGCGCCCGGAGGCGACTGGGCCAGCGGCGACAACTGCGAGGCGAGCAGTGCGCCGGCGGCGGAGCGCCACGACGCGTTGAGCATGCTCGCGTCCGGCGCACTGCTCCCGGCGTCCCGCGAGGACTCCGCCGGTGTCGGGGGCGCGTGGAGCCCTCACGTGGAGTCCGCGCTGGAGGCTGAGGCGGACCGCCGCGCGCAGCTCCCGGAGACCGAGGAGCAGGTGAGCGAGGTGGACGTTTTGACCCCTGATGGGGACTTCTCCTGCTTCTtcccgccacctcctcctcctcatcctcctcgtcatcctcctcctcctcctcctcctccacgccaCCTGTCACCATCGGAGTCCTGCGGCCCCGTTAAACCGCTCGGCACGAGACTGTTGGAGCAGCGCGAGGGAGGCGAGACGCGCGCCTCGCTCCCCGCCAGGTGCCCGACATCGTCGCCGGTGTTGCCGGAGCTGCCGTTCCCGGTGAGTTCAAGTCCAACCTCGGTCCCCGCCTCCGTCGAGAGGCTGCTCgctcctcaccaccaccaccaccaccaccaccaccacgcgcCGCCGTACGGCAACGGTGACAAATATGACCCGAGCGGGACTCGCGCGCACTTGTTCCCGCCGCTGACCTTGATGAGCCAGGAGCCGCGCCACGCGGAGAGGAAACGGCCCTTCCTCGAGCCGGAGCAGCGCGCCAACGGCCACCGACACAGCAAGCCGTCCGCGGGCAACCTGGCGAAGAAACCCAAAGTGCACCGCAAACTCAACTTCGAGGACGAGGTCACGACCTCGCCGGTGCTGGGCCTGCGCATCAAGAAGGAGAGTCCCGAGCTGAGGAGACAGCGGGAGAAGTCGTGCGCGGCCGCCGGGAACCAGCCGCTGAGGGAGTTCATCTGCCAGCTGTGCAAGGAGGAGTACTCCGACCCCTTCTCCCTCGCGCAGCACAAGTGCTCCCGCATTGTGCGCGTGGAGTACCGGTGTCCCGAGTGCGACAAAGTCTTCAGCTGTCCCGCCAACTTGGCCTCGCACCGCCGGTGGCACAAGCCCCGTCCGGTAAACGGCCAGGGGGCAGAGGCCCCGACGACCAAGGGCCCGCCGTCGAAAGGGGCGCGCGGGCCCCCGCAGCACGAGCGGCAGCCGGCGGAGACGGAGGGCAAAGAGAACGAGCTGCTGCGCATCAACGCCAACCAGCACCACCGGGCGCTGGACAGCTCCCGCGTCAGGCGCGAGccgcccctgctgctgctccacggCCGCTCCCGGGACAGCCCCGACACGGACAGCCTCGCGCCTCCTCACTACGACCCCTCGGCGCATTACCGCCTGCCGGGGGAGGCTCGTCTGGACCTGCAGCGGCAGGTGCGGGCGGCGGACAGCCCGCCGtccagcctcctcctgctccccggCGACCCGGACGAGCGCGCGGAGCCGCCGGAGCTGCCgcacccgccgccgccgccgcactcGCGCCAGCACTCGCCGTTCGTCCAATCGTCGCCGGAGGACGAGGTGCACGAGTGCCGCTACTGCGGGAAGACATTCCGCCGACTGGCGTACCTCAAGAAACACCTGGCGGCGCACGAGGTGACCGCACTGGCGCCTCCGCCCGCGCCcgcgtccccgtccccgtccccgtaCGGCCAGGCGCGCGACAGCGGCGGCGGGCAGAGCCAGGTGTTCCTGTGTCACCTGTGCGGCGCGCGCTTCCCGTCGGTGGAGATCAGGGACAAGCACCACCTGTGGCACGCGATGAGGGACGACCTGTTGGCGGGAGCGCTGGGCGGAGGCGTGTTCCGCGCGCACAGGGAGGAGAGCGGCGCCGGGGGatgcgagcagcagcagcagcagcagcagcagcagcagctcttcacGTGCAAGCACTGTCCGTCCACCTTCTTCAGCTCGCCGGGACTCACGAGGCACATCAACAAGTCTCACCCCACCGAGAGCCGGcaggtgatgctgctgcagatgaCCGTGCGGCCGTAG